One Glycine max cultivar Williams 82 chromosome 1, Glycine_max_v4.0, whole genome shotgun sequence genomic window, cttttcttttttaatggtTGTGGAGCAAAACAAACTAATTAGTGTTTGTGTCTAGTCTATTCTATTGGTGCTTATCattctatgattttttttttgtttttgaccaTAAGAATACTCTTTTtcctcaaaatatttaaattcaaaatcttatACCAATTGATTCCCTGTGCTTGATAATATCATTCtatgattttcattttctactttaaaagttttaaaaataaaataacatgatcTATGAGTTCAATGAATTAATCACCTTTCCACTTGTAACTGAACAAGACTTTTCAAGGGGATGTACTACTTTTACTCAATCTGCTGTTCAATTAAGTGGCATAAAAGGGTTGTGGTAAGGCGGGCCAGATGCACACATATCATTGATAATGGAGCAGTGCTATATGCTGCTGGCCAAAATAGACCACAAGTTCACTGCAATTAACTAAAAGCTAATGATGTTAATCTAATTAGATAAGCTAGATTAGAGGGATAGCTAGGGGAAAATATGTGTGTAtctatatacacatatatatatatatatatatatatattacacgtGTGAACTTTTATTGGGGATTCTTCATGAAAAAGTAAGAGAGGTGCAGTTAATCTTTGGTTCAAAAGGGACGtttcaaagaaagaaatagaCAAGCTGTTGGCAGTGTTCAGAGAGCATCCAGTGCTGTTGCTATGTTTCCCTTTACTGACTCAGCTCTCTCTTCCCCATCCTACGTTCCATCCTCTCTACTCCTACTGCCCctatcatttgtttattctaGCTGGTTCCAATTGTAGCTTATACATATTCTATTCTTATATATTACTACTCTGTAGGTCACGTACCATCTTAATTATTAAATCCCTTACTTTTCATATTCTTCATTTATGCTATAGCCTCATTTTTATGTGTTGCTTGCCTAGCCTCCATTATTTTTATCACTTAACTGCTCTGATGAAAGAAACAAGTAACACTGGATTGCCGGCTCTACGGGTGGTTAATGCTATGTTCAAAGACAATAACCGGAgggtttaattaattacttgagAAATATTGGTTACTTACACTTAATTGTTAAGAGATTGAAATATATGCCTTTAACTTATTAATTCCTATAGAAATGTTTATTGATGCACCTGTTTTTTTGGTACATTTATACGTGTTGGTTACGAAATCAGTTGCAAGAGCATTTAATTTTGGAAGAGTAAAGTCAAAATAATTTTGGTCCTCTTAAAATGTTTTGTGGCTAGAAATTTTACAATAGTAGACAAAAACACAAGTGTCAAAATCCACGTATATATaacttaaaaagagaaaaagaaagacctGCATGTATGACGAAAAAGTTTGTTAAACATGTCCCAGCTGAGAAGGGAAAGTTACGTTTTCTTACTACGCAAACGCAATACAAAAGTAATTATACTGGCGCTAGTATTTGGATAATGGATTGGACATTAATTTGCTGTAAATGTACATGATTAAAAACTTGATTACCCATATTGTCATTCCTCAAACCCCAATACACGTCTTCTATCATTATTTAATAACCATATTAAAAGGACTTGTTCCCCCTCAGCTCTAATAGTTTTGTTCTAGTATACTATAGTAGTGGATCACTCATACTGACACAACTGTTTAGGATCATCTCCCCCCTTCTCCCcacccctttctctctctctctctagtaTATATATCTTACACTACCAACTTTCTAGTGACATCTGTgcccttttctctctctctacacCATACAATTATGTGTATAGAGACACATCTTTCTTTATTCCATTGGATCTGAAAAAGACCAGTTACCCAACCTCATACATCATTTTATTAGTTCCCAATCACCCTCTTTGATGAGGATCACAGGTGCCCATCAAAGACACACAAGACCCTcccttcctttccttccttctatTTCTTTTCCTCATGCATGAAATCATTCAATTGGTGAGTATCTTTGCCTCTGCAAAAGGAAACTGGAAACTGAAGAAACTAGCTAACTTTCCCACCCCACAAGGCCAAAAAACTTAACTTTCTTTCACCTCTCTCACCACTTTTTCCTCTCTCAAAAGATGTCACCCGATGACACACCACCTCCAAAGCCTGCCACAGCAAAAGACCAAGAGACTCAAAGTTCCGGTGGTGGCAGAAAAAGCTCCTCCACAAGGCCCCAAGAGCAAGGTCTCAAGTGTCCACGATGTGACTCACCTAACACCAAATTCTGCTACTACAACAACTACAGCCTCACACAGCCAAGGCATTTCTGCAAGACATGTAGAAGATACTGGACAAAAGGTGGGGCTTTGCGCAACGTCCCTATTGGCGGTGGTTGTAGAAAGAACAAGAAGGTGAAGTCATCAAGGCTCTCATGTGACTCCAAAGACTCTGGTTCCTCCTCTTCAGAACTTGGTGGCCTCAAATTCCTtcattctctttctccttcCATGGACTTTCACCTTGGAGGGTTACCCTTCCCTAGGCTTCACCATCATCACCCTCCAACCCCTTACAACCACTTTTCCTCTTTTGGAGACACTTCTAGTGCTTCTTCATGTTTCAACCTTGATCCTTCTCCTGGCACCACCCCATCAAGTTCTTTTGCTGCTCTCAATAATTACCCTTTTTCTTACAATGGTGCAATCCAAGGTATGAGCTCTTTGAATGTTCATAGTGGCCTTGCCTCTTCCATTGAGTCTTTGAGTTCTATAAACCAGGACTTGCACTGGAAGCTGCAGCAGCAGCGATTGGCAATGCTCTTTGGTGGAGACAACAACAACCAGAAAGATCATAGTGGTGTTAACCAGATTGAGAACCTGGCACAGAAACCACAACCCATTATGTTTCAGAACCTTGAGATTTCAAAGCCAGGGACTTTCCCAGTTGGGAACTCCAGAAAAGAACAAGGTTCAAGTGGGGACACACACACGCCTTCAACCGAGTGGTTCTTTGGGAATTCTTATGCCTCAGTGACTCCTACACCTACAACTAGTAGTGGTGGCCCAGGGAATGATAATGCGAGCAATTGGAGTAGCGGTGGTGTCCATGCTTGGGGTGATGTGCCGCAGCAATATAGTGCTTTGCCCTAGCTTACTAGAAGATGTGAAAGCACGAGGGAGGAGGATAAAGAGGACTGAGAAAGAGGTAGAGTGGTATAAGCTAGatcttttgtttattaacttttggAAGAAATTAATATTAGGCCAACTCTCTGATAATTAATTGTCTTAAACTCCTTTAGGTATATGGTAGTTATGTCAGTCCTCACTCTTGTTCTTTACGTTGGCTTCAAAGGAACATAAATGTAACAGATGGGAAAGTTAAGACCATAATGTGTTCATATACTCTTCAATTTCAGCTAGATATGTTCATGATCAATTGTCCAAATTCTtactttcttaattaatattggATGCTGCCTTGTGCCCTTCAATACTTTAGTCCATTATTGTAGATTGGATCGATATAACTGTTTCCTTCTCCTGTTTCCTCTCTTTTcagtttaattcaaaattaattaataacgggtcatacaattattttttcctattctTTCAAATATCTACATTCCCTTTTAGTAGTTGTTTTTTAGATGTGCTAATTTTGAATGGAAAGCACAAGAAATGAGACATTGAGACGACTAAAAGGAAATGGTGATTTAATTTCAAAACCAATGGTTTGatacttccttttttttttgcaatcgGATTCTGTTAGTATTactaagagaaaaaataaaattttgttaaaattagcttatgattaaattaattttttaagaggttcttttattttaacttgttcaaaaactaattttagtttatagaaaaatctttattcaatccaccttttctatttataaatattgattaattgaaaattttatccgCACCTCTCTATTATTCATAATTGTTTTAAACTAAGTCGGattctaactatttttttatgaattggaGAGTTACCTCTATTCTATTGTTTCCTCTCTAAATATGGCGTACGTTCACATGAATAATTAAGCTTGGCTAATTGAAAAGCGTATAATGTTACCGTTTACCTCAATACTGTGTCATTGGGATCTGTGATGGAATTTTTTTGGCCTGTTGTGTGATTTGAAAATGGGGGAGAATTTAATGTGAtatctttgatttgttttatgttcagTTGATATATCCAAAACTTACACAACAAACATCACTACTCACTAGCTACTGCCTCAGCGTGTTCCTCTGATCTTTGTttatcagagagagagagagagagaactgaGACTCAGGCTCTTCAGTTTCTGATCAACGCTACACAAAACACGCAGTGGCTGGCCGTAGCTTTAGCTGCTCTTGGCCACTTGTTAGCCCTGCAGTATCAAACCCTATAGCCCTGTTCActatccctctctctctctctcttaatttctttctcatACATGTTGCTAAGACTATTCGTAATTATTGTGGCAGTGTGGTGTGATTTGGTGGTGTCTGAAAAAGTGGTGGTTTGAAAGTGAATTGAATGAAACACTGTCAACGTTTGAATaataagagactaaaaatatgGTATCTAAAGCTTAGGGTTCGATTTTTTTTTgtgcataaaaataaataaaagttgtgTTTAGCTTTTTAGAGTGTTGGAGAGTGAGCCCTTTCAATCCGTGCTATTTGCCACTGAGCATCAACTCTCATTGCTCTACTGTGCCATGtacacagagagagagagagaaagcaaaGCAGGAAGCATTGCTTTTTCTTGCTTGTTTGTCATCTTTATTCCTCCCTTTCACTGTTTGCGCGAAAAAACGCAGACCCCACAATTGCAGAAAAGCTTAGCATTATATGCTCTTCCTCACCTTTATCCCACTCATCATGACTAAAGAAATATCAAATATGTATGCATGCAAACTGCACTATCTTCCCCGCTTGTGTAAAACTTATTTAGTGAAATGTACAATATGTGTCTCATATATTTACAGAAATAAATATAAGCCTTCTTCAGTTCATACAACAAGTATTCGTGTTAATAGCAACAATATTCCTTTGGCTTTTAATAAAATCAGAAAACGCCACTTTTGTTGCAAACCCTTTGCCCAACAAAACTATATGCGCTTTTAGGCAAATTTCTATTCTTAGAAAGATGTTATGTTATAAGCCTGAAGTGTCCATTGAtgttgttaataattaatttttattaaagaatataaaaaatattcatattagtatttgatttgatttttaaagaaaaaatcatccaaaacaaacataaaatactaATGAGATTCGGTTTGATTCAATTTAcctattatatcaaaatataaattaaatcaaatcaattttttatcatatattttaattcaatttgatagttttttttaatttattatcttaatgTAAAATCTCACTAAAcatacataattattattattatgttatattattttaaaataattttttaattaaattttatttgacatattttagttgaaaataatttttttttacttttatttaacattattataaaataatattatatctttttgtaagataatactaataataaattattcaccatttgatatttaacattatttttaaaaatattgatacaTCTTTTTTTAACACGTAAAGtttaatacttattattaattgCCGCAAAATATTCTCTATTAATTAGTGTTTTAGGTACTCCTGGAATCAATTTTAACctccaaaattataataaaaaaattcaaaataattatttaatgctTTGACCTctaatttgattataaaattgACTTTGATCAAAATGAAAACTAATTCAAATACACATTATTTTACTATGATTTTGGGACTCAGAATTGATTTtaggattttatatatatatatatatatatatatatatatatatatatatatatataattgggcTACTTTTCCtacttttttcttctgttttacAAATAAGTCGcacattttctcattttttgatACATTCTCTAGCTTCAAATAAAGCATTATATATGTACATGAACCAAAGAAGTATCAATCATTGATTTTTGTCCAAGTAAATTGTAAACTCTTATCGTAAATATGATGATTTTCTATGTGAGTTCTGTAGCTCACGAGTCACTACGGCAAGGAGAGAATCGGAAGAGGAGCTAGGGATGACTTgggaaatgaagaaaatgaaactgCGTGATTAACGTGATAAAGTCGGAGAGAGACACTTTTTCAAAACTTCTGTGTGTGGCAAACTGTCATTTTACAACATACAAGTGCAATGCAAGAAGCTCATGACATAtatatgagaagaaaaaaaaaaactagctatTAATTCTCTGCTTCTCATCATTATCTTCCTTATCCTACACCGAAGAGTTTGGCCCCACCCTCATTTTAACTATCACAAAGTATTCTCATCTGCATATCCtttaaataatgttaatatCAATAGATcacttgtttataaaaaaatctttatatttttttacaataattttttatttgtcttcatcacatcaattatatatatatatatatatatatatatatttgttgttgtgttgcgaAGAGTGTTGTGTATCAATTATATATCTTATCCCATCtctttctatctttctttattgTATAACGTtttgtatgtaaaaaaaaaaaaagttgtaccaATTAATGTACAATTTGTATAATATGAATGGTTTTCATTAGCATCATGTACATACAAGGTTGTGGGATGTCTTGTGACTCAAGTTAAATAGTTGGTCTCTACTAGCTAATTTGTAGGCTTTattcttaattcttttataGCAATC contains:
- the LOC100780729 gene encoding dof zinc finger protein DOF5.7, with protein sequence MSPDDTPPPKPATAKDQETQSSGGGRKSSSTRPQEQGLKCPRCDSPNTKFCYYNNYSLTQPRHFCKTCRRYWTKGGALRNVPIGGGCRKNKKVKSSRLSCDSKDSGSSSSELGGLKFLHSLSPSMDFHLGGLPFPRLHHHHPPTPYNHFSSFGDTSSASSCFNLDPSPGTTPSSSFAALNNYPFSYNGAIQGMSSLNVHSGLASSIESLSSINQDLHWKLQQQRLAMLFGGDNNNQKDHSGVNQIENLAQKPQPIMFQNLEISKPGTFPVGNSRKEQGSSGDTHTPSTEWFFGNSYASVTPTPTTSSGGPGNDNASNWSSGGVHAWGDVPQQYSALP